From the genome of Sander lucioperca isolate FBNREF2018 chromosome 1, SLUC_FBN_1.2, whole genome shotgun sequence, one region includes:
- the idi1 gene encoding isopentenyl-diphosphate Delta-isomerase 1 isoform X1, with protein MVRGVWAVLRMVSCEGAAVLKSNVPGAGRVAAAPRHRSIYTPSTFCCRAISSKVRQSAVRMPEITTDHLDEKQVQLLSEMCILIDENDHKIGADTKKNCHLNSNIDKGLLHRAFSVFIFNSEEKLLLQQRSDAKITFPGCFTNTCCSHPLHTESELEEKGARGVRRAAQRRLKAELGIPMEQVTPDEMTYLTRIHYKAQSDGVWGEHEIDYILFMQKDVELNPDPNEIKSHCYVSKEEMKEMLEKAKRKELEITPWFSLIAETFLFQWWDNLQNLKQFMDHNNIHRM; from the exons ATGGTGCGGGGTGTGTGGGCGGTGCTTCGGATGGTGTCCTGCGAGGGAGCCGCTGTGCTGAAATCAAACGTACCTGGCGCTGGCAGAGTTGCTGCTGCACCGCGACACAGATCTATTTACACACCTAGTACTTTCTGCTGCAGAGCTATATCAAG TAAGGTGAGACAGTCTGCAGTCAGAATGCCCGAGATAACCACAGACCACCTGGACGAGAAGCAGGTACAGCTGCTGTCCGAGATGTGCATCCTCATCGACGAGAACGACCACAAGATTGGAGCGGACACCAAGAAAAACTGCCACCTCAACTCCAACATTGACAAAG GTTTACTACACAGAGCTTTCAGCGTGTTCATTTTCAACAGTGAGGAGAAGCTGCTCTTACAACAGAGGTCTGATGCCAAAATCACTTTTCCAG GCTGTTTCACAAACACATGTTGCAGTCACCCTTTACACACAGAGAGTGAGCTGGAGGAGAAGGGAGCAAGAGGAGTGAGGAGAGCTGCTCAGAGGAGACTCAAAGCTGAACTGGGTATCCCCATGGAAcag GTGACACCAGATGAGATGACGTACCTGACAAGGATCCACTACAAGGCCCAGTCAGACGGTGTGTGGGGAGAACATGAGATTGACTACATCCTCTTCATGCAGAAG GATGTGGAGTTGAATCCAGACCCCAATGAGATTAAAAGCCACTGCTATGTGAGCAAGGAGGAGATGAAGGAGATGTTAGAGAAGGCCAAGCGCAAAGAACTGGAGATCACACCCTGGTTCAGTCTCATTGCAGAGACCTTCCTGTTCCAGTGGTGGGACAACCTGCAGAACCTCAAGCAGTTCATGGATCACAACAATATCCACCGCATGTAA
- the idi1 gene encoding isopentenyl-diphosphate Delta-isomerase 1 isoform X2 — protein MPEITTDHLDEKQVQLLSEMCILIDENDHKIGADTKKNCHLNSNIDKGLLHRAFSVFIFNSEEKLLLQQRSDAKITFPGCFTNTCCSHPLHTESELEEKGARGVRRAAQRRLKAELGIPMEQVTPDEMTYLTRIHYKAQSDGVWGEHEIDYILFMQKDVELNPDPNEIKSHCYVSKEEMKEMLEKAKRKELEITPWFSLIAETFLFQWWDNLQNLKQFMDHNNIHRM, from the exons ATGCCCGAGATAACCACAGACCACCTGGACGAGAAGCAGGTACAGCTGCTGTCCGAGATGTGCATCCTCATCGACGAGAACGACCACAAGATTGGAGCGGACACCAAGAAAAACTGCCACCTCAACTCCAACATTGACAAAG GTTTACTACACAGAGCTTTCAGCGTGTTCATTTTCAACAGTGAGGAGAAGCTGCTCTTACAACAGAGGTCTGATGCCAAAATCACTTTTCCAG GCTGTTTCACAAACACATGTTGCAGTCACCCTTTACACACAGAGAGTGAGCTGGAGGAGAAGGGAGCAAGAGGAGTGAGGAGAGCTGCTCAGAGGAGACTCAAAGCTGAACTGGGTATCCCCATGGAAcag GTGACACCAGATGAGATGACGTACCTGACAAGGATCCACTACAAGGCCCAGTCAGACGGTGTGTGGGGAGAACATGAGATTGACTACATCCTCTTCATGCAGAAG GATGTGGAGTTGAATCCAGACCCCAATGAGATTAAAAGCCACTGCTATGTGAGCAAGGAGGAGATGAAGGAGATGTTAGAGAAGGCCAAGCGCAAAGAACTGGAGATCACACCCTGGTTCAGTCTCATTGCAGAGACCTTCCTGTTCCAGTGGTGGGACAACCTGCAGAACCTCAAGCAGTTCATGGATCACAACAATATCCACCGCATGTAA
- the cpne3 gene encoding copine-3 isoform X1, whose translation MAAQCVTKVELTVSCENLLDKDIGSKSDPLCVLLMSSSDSQWYEVGRTEKVQNCLCPKFAKKFVVDYFFEIVQKLKFGIYDIDNKTIDLSDDDFLGQLECTLGQVVSSKKLTRPLVLKNNSPAGKGTITISAEEIKDNRVANFEVEARKLDNKDFFGKSDPYLEFYKQTATGWQLAHRTEVVNNNLNPTWKPFRIPLQSLCGGDMDKPIKVECYDYDNDGSHDLIGSFETTMTRFQQASRTSPAEFECINSKKKQKKKGYKNSGVVSVKLCEVVKEYTFLDYIMGGCQINFTVAIDFTGSNGDPKSPQSLHYISPQGVNEYLSAIWSVGNVIQDYDSDKMFPAFGFGAQIPPTWQVSHEFPLNFNPANPFCAGIEGVVEAYRVCLPQVKLYGPTNFSPIINHVACFAKQAMQQTTASQYFVLLIITDGVITDMDDTRSAIVNASRLPMSIIIVGVGGADFSAMEFLDGDNGRLRSQTGEAAMRDIVQFVPFRQFQNGPREALAKSVLAEVPGQLVDFCTTMKLSPPTSIPAPNPAPNPAPNPAPNPVLNPAGTI comes from the exons ATGGCTGCCCAGTGTGTAACCAAGGTGGAGCTGACTGTGTCCTGTGAGAATCTTCTGGACAAAGACATCGGCTCAAAGTCCGACCCTCTGTGTGTCCTGTTAATGAGCAGCTCTGATTCCCAGTGGTATGAG GTGGGGCGCACCGAGAAAGTCCAGAATTGCCTCTGCCCAAAGTTTGCAAAAAAGTTTGTCGTCGACTACTTCTTTGAAATAGTGCAGAAACTGAAGTTTGGGATTTATGACATCGACAACAAAACTATTGACCTGAGTGACGATGACTTCCTGGGGCAACTGGAGTGCACCTTGGGCCAG GTTGTGTCCAGTAAAAAACTGACCCGGCCACTTGTCTTGAAGAACAATTCCCCTGCAGGAAAAGGGACCATCACA ATCAGTGCAGAAGAAATAAAAGATAACAGGGTGGCAAATTTTGAAGTTGAAGCAAGGAAACTAGATAACAAG GATTTCTTTGGGAAGTCCGACCCTTACCTGGAATTCTACAAGCAGACAGCGACTGGATGGCAGCTGGCTCACAGGACCGAG GTGGTGAACAACAACTTGAATCCAACATGGAAACCCTTTCGAATCCCCCTGCAGTCTCTCTGTGGAGGAGACATGGACAAACCTATAAAA GTTGAGTGTTATGATTATGACAACGATGGCTCACATGATCTTATTGGATCCTTTGAGACAACAATGACGCGCTTCCAACAAGCATCACGAACCTCTCcg GCAGAGTTTGAATGCATCAACAgtaaaaagaaacagaagaagaaaggcTACAAGAACTCTGGTGTTGTGAGCGTGAAGCTATGCGAG GTGGTGAAGGAGTATACCTTCCTGGATTATATTATGGGAGGCTGTCAAATCAACTTCACC GTGGCTATTGACTTCACAGGCTCCAACGGGGATCCCAAGTCTCCTCAGTCTCTGCATTACATTAGTCCTCAGGGCGTTAACGAATACCTCTCTGCTATCTGGTCTGTTGGCAATGTCATCCAGGACTATGACAG TGACAAGATGTTTCCTGCCTTTGGCTTTGGAGCCCAAATCCCTCCCACATGGCAG GTTTCCCATGAGTTTCCCCTGAATTTCAACCCAGCAAATCCATTTTGTGCAG GCATTGAAGGTGTGGTGGAGGCCTACAGAGTGTGTCTGCCCCAGGTCAAACTCTACGGTCCTACCAACTTCTCCCCTATCATCAACCACGTAGCCTGCTTTGCTAAGCAAGCAATGCAGCAGACGACCGCATCG CAATACTTTGTTCTGCTGATCATCACTGACGGAGTGATCACCGACATGGATGATACGCGCAGTGCCATCGTCAACGCCTCTCGTCTCCCCATGTCGATCATCATCGTTGGAGTAGGGGGGGCGGACTTCAGTGCCATGGAGTTCCTGGATGGAGACAATGGACGTCTGCGCTCTCAGACTGGCGAGGCTGCCATGCGAGACATTGTCCAGTTTGTGCCATTCAGGCAGTTCCAAAAC GGTCCTCGAGAAGCACTGGCAAAGAGTGTGTTGGCAGAAGTACCAGGTCAGCTGGTGGACTTTTGTACTACAATGAAGCTGAGTCCACCTACATCCATTCCCGCACCAAACCCTGCACCAAACCCTGCACCAAACCCTGCACCAAACCCTGTACTCAACCCTGCGGGGACCATCTGA
- the cpne3 gene encoding copine-3 isoform X3, which produces MTRFQQASRTSPAEFECINSKKKQKKKGYKNSGVVSVKLCEVVKEYTFLDYIMGGCQINFTVAIDFTGSNGDPKSPQSLHYISPQGVNEYLSAIWSVGNVIQDYDSDKMFPAFGFGAQIPPTWQVSHEFPLNFNPANPFCAGIEGVVEAYRVCLPQVKLYGPTNFSPIINHVACFAKQAMQQTTASQYFVLLIITDGVITDMDDTRSAIVNASRLPMSIIIVGVGGADFSAMEFLDGDNGRLRSQTGEAAMRDIVQFVPFRQFQNGPREALAKSVLAEVPGQLVDFCTTMKLSPPTSIPAPNPAPNPAPNPAPNPVLNPAGTI; this is translated from the exons ATGACGCGCTTCCAACAAGCATCACGAACCTCTCcg GCAGAGTTTGAATGCATCAACAgtaaaaagaaacagaagaagaaaggcTACAAGAACTCTGGTGTTGTGAGCGTGAAGCTATGCGAG GTGGTGAAGGAGTATACCTTCCTGGATTATATTATGGGAGGCTGTCAAATCAACTTCACC GTGGCTATTGACTTCACAGGCTCCAACGGGGATCCCAAGTCTCCTCAGTCTCTGCATTACATTAGTCCTCAGGGCGTTAACGAATACCTCTCTGCTATCTGGTCTGTTGGCAATGTCATCCAGGACTATGACAG TGACAAGATGTTTCCTGCCTTTGGCTTTGGAGCCCAAATCCCTCCCACATGGCAG GTTTCCCATGAGTTTCCCCTGAATTTCAACCCAGCAAATCCATTTTGTGCAG GCATTGAAGGTGTGGTGGAGGCCTACAGAGTGTGTCTGCCCCAGGTCAAACTCTACGGTCCTACCAACTTCTCCCCTATCATCAACCACGTAGCCTGCTTTGCTAAGCAAGCAATGCAGCAGACGACCGCATCG CAATACTTTGTTCTGCTGATCATCACTGACGGAGTGATCACCGACATGGATGATACGCGCAGTGCCATCGTCAACGCCTCTCGTCTCCCCATGTCGATCATCATCGTTGGAGTAGGGGGGGCGGACTTCAGTGCCATGGAGTTCCTGGATGGAGACAATGGACGTCTGCGCTCTCAGACTGGCGAGGCTGCCATGCGAGACATTGTCCAGTTTGTGCCATTCAGGCAGTTCCAAAAC GGTCCTCGAGAAGCACTGGCAAAGAGTGTGTTGGCAGAAGTACCAGGTCAGCTGGTGGACTTTTGTACTACAATGAAGCTGAGTCCACCTACATCCATTCCCGCACCAAACCCTGCACCAAACCCTGCACCAAACCCTGCACCAAACCCTGTACTCAACCCTGCGGGGACCATCTGA
- the cpne3 gene encoding copine-3 isoform X2, translated as MAAQCVTKVELTVSCENLLDKDIGSKSDPLCVLLMSSSDSQWYEVGRTEKVQNCLCPKFAKKFVVDYFFEIVQKLKFGIYDIDNKTIDLSDDDFLGQLECTLGQVVSSKKLTRPLVLKNNSPAGKGTITISAEEIKDNRVANFEVEARKLDNKDFFGKSDPYLEFYKQTATGWQLAHRTEVVNNNLNPTWKPFRIPLQSLCGGDMDKPIKVECYDYDNDGSHDLIGSFETTMTRFQQASRTSPAEFECINSKKKQKKKGYKNSGVVSVKLCEVVKEYTFLDYIMGGCQINFTVAIDFTGSNGDPKSPQSLHYISPQGVNEYLSAIWSVGNVIQDYDSDKMFPAFGFGAQIPPTWQVSHEFPLNFNPANPFCAGIEGVVEAYRVCLPQVKLYGPTNFSPIINHVACFAKQAMQQTTASQYFVLLIITDGVITDMDDTRSAIVNASRLPMSIIIVGVGGADFSAMEFLDGDNGRLRSQTGEAAMRDIVQFVPFRQFQNAPSQALAQSVLAELPQQVASFFSLFKLKPPRDPSPS; from the exons ATGGCTGCCCAGTGTGTAACCAAGGTGGAGCTGACTGTGTCCTGTGAGAATCTTCTGGACAAAGACATCGGCTCAAAGTCCGACCCTCTGTGTGTCCTGTTAATGAGCAGCTCTGATTCCCAGTGGTATGAG GTGGGGCGCACCGAGAAAGTCCAGAATTGCCTCTGCCCAAAGTTTGCAAAAAAGTTTGTCGTCGACTACTTCTTTGAAATAGTGCAGAAACTGAAGTTTGGGATTTATGACATCGACAACAAAACTATTGACCTGAGTGACGATGACTTCCTGGGGCAACTGGAGTGCACCTTGGGCCAG GTTGTGTCCAGTAAAAAACTGACCCGGCCACTTGTCTTGAAGAACAATTCCCCTGCAGGAAAAGGGACCATCACA ATCAGTGCAGAAGAAATAAAAGATAACAGGGTGGCAAATTTTGAAGTTGAAGCAAGGAAACTAGATAACAAG GATTTCTTTGGGAAGTCCGACCCTTACCTGGAATTCTACAAGCAGACAGCGACTGGATGGCAGCTGGCTCACAGGACCGAG GTGGTGAACAACAACTTGAATCCAACATGGAAACCCTTTCGAATCCCCCTGCAGTCTCTCTGTGGAGGAGACATGGACAAACCTATAAAA GTTGAGTGTTATGATTATGACAACGATGGCTCACATGATCTTATTGGATCCTTTGAGACAACAATGACGCGCTTCCAACAAGCATCACGAACCTCTCcg GCAGAGTTTGAATGCATCAACAgtaaaaagaaacagaagaagaaaggcTACAAGAACTCTGGTGTTGTGAGCGTGAAGCTATGCGAG GTGGTGAAGGAGTATACCTTCCTGGATTATATTATGGGAGGCTGTCAAATCAACTTCACC GTGGCTATTGACTTCACAGGCTCCAACGGGGATCCCAAGTCTCCTCAGTCTCTGCATTACATTAGTCCTCAGGGCGTTAACGAATACCTCTCTGCTATCTGGTCTGTTGGCAATGTCATCCAGGACTATGACAG TGACAAGATGTTTCCTGCCTTTGGCTTTGGAGCCCAAATCCCTCCCACATGGCAG GTTTCCCATGAGTTTCCCCTGAATTTCAACCCAGCAAATCCATTTTGTGCAG GCATTGAAGGTGTGGTGGAGGCCTACAGAGTGTGTCTGCCCCAGGTCAAACTCTACGGTCCTACCAACTTCTCCCCTATCATCAACCACGTAGCCTGCTTTGCTAAGCAAGCAATGCAGCAGACGACCGCATCG CAATACTTTGTTCTGCTGATCATCACTGACGGAGTGATCACCGACATGGATGATACGCGCAGTGCCATCGTCAACGCCTCTCGTCTCCCCATGTCGATCATCATCGTTGGAGTAGGGGGGGCGGACTTCAGTGCCATGGAGTTCCTGGATGGAGACAATGGACGTCTGCGCTCTCAGACTGGCGAGGCTGCCATGCGAGACATTGTCCAGTTTGTGCCATTCAGGCAGTTCCAAAAC GCGCCCAGCCAGGCTCTTGCCCAAAGCGTATTGGCCGAGTTACCTCAGCAAGTGGCCTCCTTCTTCAGTTTATTCAAACTGAAGCCTCCCCGCGATCCCAGTCCTTCATAG